A genomic window from Sparus aurata chromosome 4, fSpaAur1.1, whole genome shotgun sequence includes:
- the LOC115580588 gene encoding tetraspanin-3-like, whose product MGQCGITSSKTVLVFLNLIFWAAAGILCYIGAYVFITYDDYDHFFEDVYTLIPAIIIIAVGTLLFIIGLIGCCATIRESSCGLATFAAILLLVFVTECVVVVLGYIYRAKVEDEVNHSIQKVYNEYNGTNTDAPSRAIDYVQRQLHCCGIHNYSDWRNTRWFKESKNNSVPVSCCQPSITNCTGTLTRPGDLYQEGCEALVVKKLKEIMMYVIWAALTFASIQMLGMLCACVVLCRRSHDPAYELLVTTNSYA is encoded by the exons ATGGGGCAGTGTGGAATTACGTCCTCCAAAACCGTCCTGGTTTTTCTCAATCTCATATTTTGG gctgctgctggaATCTTATGCTACATTGGAGCCTATGTGTTCATCACATACGACGACTATGACCACTTCTTTGAGGACGTGTACACTTTGATCCCTGCTATCATCATAATAGCAGTCGGGACTCTTCTCTTCATCATTGGCTTGATCGGCTGCTGTGCAACAATACGTGAAAGCTCCTGTGGTCTCGCAACT tTTGCTGCCATCCTCCTACTGGTGTTTGTGACggagtgtgtggtggtggtgcttGGCTACATATACAGGGCAAAG gtAGAAGATGAAGTGAATCACTCAATCCAGAAGGTTTACAACGAGTACAACGGCACCAACACCGATGCTCCCAGCCGCGCTATTGACTATGTGCAGAGGCAG CTTCACTGTTGCGGCATCCACAACTACTCTGACTGGAGGAACACTCGCTGGTTTAAAGAATCCAAGAACAACAGCGTCCCAGTCAGCTGCTGTCAGCCCAGCATCACTAACTGTACCGGCACTCTCACTCGACCAGGAGATCTCTACCAAGAG GGTTGTGAAGCTCTTGTTGTGAAGAAGTTAAAGGAGATCATGATGTACGTCATATGGGCTGCTCTCACTTTTGCATCTATACAG ATGCTGGGCATGCTCTGTGCCTGCGTGGTGCTGTGCAGGAGGAGTCACGACCCAGCGTACGAGCTGCTGGTCACAACCAACAGCTATGCATGA
- the nmbb gene encoding neuromedin Bb — translation MRGFTLNNVCQCGLFTSLVFFSFMYFTTAVSFDLTELRNKVAKIKVNPRGNLWATGHFMGKKSVMDPPLLPSAEGQGGDALEVSLPAEQSALGELFQEFLRVALQAQVDTQESRSKNQEGDLLMKILESYIQSRK, via the exons ATGAGAGGGTTCACGCTGAATAATGTTTGCCAGTGTGGCTTATTTACTTCtctcgtctttttttctttcatgtattTTACCACCGCGGTCAGTTTCGACCTGACTGAGCTTAGGAATAAAGTTGCGAAAATCAAAGTGAATCCAAGAGGCAATCTTTGGGCTACAG GACACTTCATGGGCAAGAAAAGCGTGATGGACCCCCCTCTGCTGCCCTCAGCCGAGGGACAGGGCGGTGATGCGCTGGAAGTCTCCCTACCTGCCGAGCAGAGCGCGCTCGGGGAGCTTTTCCAAGAGTTCCTGCGGGTGGCGTTGCAAGCGCAGGTGGACACACAAGAGAGCCGCTCGAAAAATCAG GAGGGAGACTTGTTGATGAAGATTTTAGAAAGCTACATCCAGAGCAGAAAGTGA
- the sec11a gene encoding signal peptidase complex catalytic subunit SEC11A: MLSLDFLDDVRRMNKRQLYYQVLNFGMIVSSALMIWKGLMVVTGSESPIVVVLSGSMEPAFHRGDLLFLTNRVEDPIRVGEIVVFRIEGREIPIVHRVLKIHEKENGDIKFLTKGDNNAVDDRGLYKQGQHWLEKKDVVGRARGFVPYIGIVTILMNDYPKFKYAVLFMLGLFVLVHRE; the protein is encoded by the exons ATGTTATCTTTAGACTTTCTTGACGATGTGCGTCGCATGAATAAGCGGCAG CTCTATTACCAGGTGCTGAACTTTGGTATGATTGTTTCGTCTGCGCTTATGATCTGGAAAGGACTGATGGTCGTCACTGGCAGTGAGAGTCCAATTGTTGTTGTTCTCAG tGGCAGTATGGAGCCAGCTTTCCACAGAGGAGACCTGCTGTTTCTGACCAACCGGGTAGAAGATCCCATCAGAGTCGGAGAGATTGTCGTCTTCAGGATAGAGGGCAGAGAGATCCCAATAGTACACAGAGTACTAAAGATCCATGAAAA GGAAAACGGAGACATTAAGTTCTTGACCAAAGGAGACAACAATGCAGTGGATGACAGAGGACTGTACAAGCAGGGCCAACACTGGCTGGAGAAAAAAGATGTGGTGGGACGAGCTAGAGG GTTTGTGCCATACATTGGAATAGTCACCATTCTCATGAATGATTACCCCAAGTTCAAA TATGCTGTTCTCTTCATGTTGGGTCTCTTTGTGTTGGTCCATCGGGAGTGA
- the alpk3b gene encoding alpha-protein kinase 3 → MGSRKTPTRSSSGNGRYSNGNDSNGSSGSSRPGGCSYLSNVRPETRSTLCSMMAQLTEETQPSFETTLKSRAVSENCNVKFSCVVTGHPAPQLIWYKDDEQLDRYCGLPKYEIFRNGQNHILHIYNCTVEDAAIYQASASNCKGIVSCSGVLEVGEMNEFKIHQRYFAKLKQRAENRRREAEGKENQEPLRTISPDRTQRKRRSTMEAFLSMPSSTEDEGNEESHQAVAADSEARLAEAAVEKVEEKPVPLTNGAVSVVTNGQTISENANKGGTYIYDSAQKVFTAHQPKTPFVKKKIRISNSAKVAKSDTPGERASEERRAKEETVTSVAPACTDSVQSEGNTVEVMEVENNIISSVVDSDSRNMTEQMKSEVERLSKHVNKCVEVTLPSQKEQLPAALTSHSVTGSEAKQAAKHQKEVGRKDKEHITSTQLQSRSAATSLRMVKEDFSKKEHVTLMDVDDKSNTSTSASLTHRDIESVKALCEDRTDLPQRPRKQAGDQVSERETSPCQKSASVPRPALPSEVTQAHTMMNRNDAPVNLELPLYCVMEARPPQRAPSERHTSTDDIQTPSLNCSLPPAIDKMTQDTWDHSRGSNESHSALFTDPQKSSIQSPGGGENPGGCNVSPNALQSQVDTAIKTVEGTEIQVDEKVEGKEVGELLLQSESVAPKENIVEMETKSADLHVTDYTETEKTKDAEGKCADVIDVDATAKETDKMKVVEEGVSELHDPKSNTSKPAVPIPENTNLSDFQEIKKPVTKVISIAELLRSQIKALDSTLANSLTTLPLHADLVQDPTTATQTDDSKRKAEVKKSERKNGLKIDEIPPRNIKETLMEVYHQLNKTDLELIRLNQTQDATSPPVQALQKPNVIPPISVVDTGKTCSENVKRNTPSTSEDKLTNRSNMAEDVGQISGTPPTVKPVKARSQESNITVLEHAKDEPAKIGTSETLLDQQKMEEDNAKPSSLQSVQRFPIKSVPGTESNVQFTQQDSPMVEVFSRNPAPEASPLLKRRNCVSPIPSATAQELASGARRKILIPKAKPEEASEATPSVDIQTQKKEVFTPSSKLSPSPPTLSTSPSLPRRSPLLQPPGELSSPVERHSPLFSRRKMAPETQAPSQQPSEEIHSSKTEGKPAEKNKQDPFKAPQVIRKIRGETFADSSGHLKLWCQFFNVLSDSTIQWYKNEQRIAQTKRNAGDESQVNLAIVQASSKDSGVYGCTIANEYGTDSTDCLLSAEILAGMSLREDLGVGEEIEMTPMIFNKGVGDSGIWGNKFFGRIMMQESQIGNGCSHKVWRAKVIYGLEPVFESGNTCIIKARNPIAYEGKGESGLIDRNLDIIKQECKIQNLAREYCKIFSAEARAIENFGPSLEVLPVYLMYRPANTVPYATVEADLTGVYQKYSVVDPMGRIDMRTGTEVGQKCSALQHWIFQWTNGNLLLSRLEGVDTKITNVGVSVKSTGHQGLPVEGNPKVFEQFVSQHQCNYFCGLLSLRSLKVMESLLTPTKPKGSKSPLLQRKMAAGSSSPQTGRKAAGSPRLPRKTEPEGRNTPTQQKVADTPKVVKME, encoded by the exons ATGGGCTCACGGAAGACACCGACACGCTCCTCTTCTGGCAATGGAAGATACAGCAATGGGAATGATAGCAATGGGAGCAGCGGGAGCAGCCGGCCCGGCGGCTGCAGTTACCTCTCCAACGTGAGGCCAGAAACCAG GAGCACACTCTGCAGTATGATGGCGCAGCTGACTGAGGAAACTCAGCCCTCTTTCGAAACAACCCTAAAGTCAAGAGCTGTGTCTGAGAACTGCAATGTGAAGTTCTCTTGTGTGGTGACAG GACACCCTGCTCCTCAACTGATTTGGTATAAGGATGATGAGCAGTTGGACAGATACTGTGGACTGCCGAAATATGAAATATTCCGCAATGGACAAAACCATATCCTGCACATTTACAA TTGCACTGTGGAGGATGCAGCTATATACCAGGCCTCAGCCAGCAACTGTAAAGGCATCGTGTCCTGCTCTGGTGTTCTGGAGGTCGGGGAAATGAACGAGTTCAAGATCCACCAGCGGTACTTTGCCAAGCtcaaacaaagagctgaaaacAGACGCAGGGAAGCGGAAGGCAAAGAGAACCAGGAGCCGCTACGAACCATCAGTCCTGACCGCACACAGAGGAAACGCCGCTCCACAATGGAGGCCTTTCTCAGCATGCCGAGCTCTACGGAGGATGAGGGCAACGAGGAGAGCCACCAGGCTGTAGCTGCAGACAGTGAGGCCAGGTTGGCGGAGGCAGCTGTGGAAAAGGTGGAAGAAAAGCCAGTTCCCCTCACTAATGGAGCAGTGTCTGTTGTTACTAATGGACAGACCATCAGTGAAAATGCTAACAAGGGCGGGACATATATATACGACTCCGCTCAGAAAGTTTTTACTGCACACCAACCCAAAACTCCCTTTGTCAAAAAGAAGATTAGAATTTCCAACAGTGCAAAAGTCGCCAAATCAGACACACCAGGAGAACGGGCATCTGAGGAGAGAAGGGCCAAAGAGGAGACTGTCACCTCTGTAGCTCCGGCCTGCACAGACTCAGTACAGTCTGAGGGGAATACCGTAGAGGTCATGGAAGTCGAGAACAATATTATCTCATCAGTTGTGGATTCAGACTCCAGAAACATGACAGAACAAATGAAATCAGAAGTCGAGAGGCTGTCAAAGCATGTCAACAAATGTGTTGAGGTAACTTTGCCTTCACAGAAAGAACAACTCCCTGCTGCCCTCACAAGTCATTctgtgacaggaagtgaagctaAACAAGCTGCAAAGCACCAGAAGGAAGTCGGACGTAAAGATAAAGAACACATCACCTCAACACAACTACAGTCACGTTCTGCAGCAACATCCCTCCGCATGGTAAAGGAGGATTTTTCTAAAAAAGAACATGTTACACTCATGGATGTTGATGACAAGTCAAATACTTCCACCAGTGCATCCctaacacacagagacattgAGTCAGTGAAGGCACTGTGTGAAGACAGGACTGATTTACCCCAGCGTCCACGCAAACAGGCTGGAGATCAGGTGTCTGAGAGGGAAACAAGCCCCTGCCAAAAAAGTGCGTCTGTGCCTCGGCCAGCGCTGCCGAGTGAG GTTACGCAGGCCCATACAATGATGAACAGGAATGATGCACCTGTCAACCTTGAGCTTCCACTCTATTGCGTGATGGAGGCACGACCACCACAAAGGGCTCCATCAGAGAGACATACCTCGACAGATGACATCCAGACCCCTTCCTTGAACTGTAGTCTTCCACCAGCCATTGACAAAATGACACAGGACACATGGGATCATTCCAGAGGATCAAATGAAAGCCATTCAGCCCTTTTTACAGACCCACAAAAGTCATCCATCCAAAGCCCCGGTGGTGGTGAGAACCCTGGTGGGTGTAACGTTTCACCCAACGCCCTGCAAAGCCAAGTTGATACAGCCATAAAAACCGTTGAAGGGACAGAAATACAAGTTGATGAGAAGGTAGAGGGTAAGGAGGTAGGTGAGTTATTATTGCAGTCTGAGAGTGTGGCACCGAAAGAGAATATAGTTGAGATGGAGACTAAAAGTGCTGATCTGCATGTGACTGACTACACTGAGACAGAAAAGACCAAAGATGCAGAAGGTAAATGCGCTGACGTAATCGATGTGGATGCAACTGCTAAAGAAACTGATAAGATGAAAGTGGTGGAGGAAGGTGTTTCAGAATTACACGATCCAAAGTCAAATACATCTAAGCCTGCCGTCCCAATCCCAGAAAACACAAACCTGTCCGACTTCCAGGAAATTAAAAAACCTGTAACAAAAGTTATATCTATAGCTGAACTTTTAAGGTCCCAAATAAAGGCTCTTGACTCTACGCTAGCCAATTCATTGACCACATTGCCGCTCCATGCTGACCTTGTACAAGACCCAACCACAGCTACGCAAACTGATGACAGCAAACGCAAAGCAGAAGTGAAGAAGTCTGAGAGGAAAAATGGGTTAAAGATTGACGAAATTCCTCCAAGAAACATCAAGGAAACACTTATGGAGGTTTATCATCAACTCAATAAAACTGATCTGGAGCTAATCAGACTCAATCAGACTCAAGATGCAACTTCACCACCTGTCCAGGCTTTACAAAAACCTAATGTAATCCCACCCATCTCTGTTGTAGACACTGGCAAGACTTGCAGTGAAAATGTCAAACGTAACACTCCATCGACTTCGGAGGATAAACTGACCAACAGATCAAACATGGCTGAAGATGTCGGTCAAATATCTGGGACTCCCCCCACAGTTAAACCTGTAAAGGCCAGAAGTCAAGAGTCAAATATTACTGTTTTGGAACATGCCAAGGACGAACCTGCCAAAATAGGGACTAGTGAAACACTTTTAGATCAACAGAAAATGGAAGAAGACAATGCAAAACCCAGTTCTTTGCAGAGTGTACAGAGGTTTCCCATTAAAAGTGTGCCCGGAACAGAGAGTAATGTTCAGTTTACTCAGCAGGACAGCCCTATGGTTGAGGTTTTTTCACGGAATCCAGCCCCCGAGGCTAGTCCATTGTTAAAGAGAAGAAACTGTGTTTCCCCCATTCCTTCTGCTACTGCACAAGAACTAGCCTCGGGAGCCCGACGCAAAATCCTGATACCCAAGGCCAAACCTGAAGAGGCCTCAGAGGCCACACCATCTGTTGATATCCAAACCCAGAAAAAGGAAGTTTTCACACCTAGCAGCAAGTTGTCTCCAAGTCCTCCGACTCTCTCTACATCCCCCAGTCTGCCACGACggtctcctctgctgcagccgcCTGGTGAGCTCAGCTCTCCTGTGGAAAGACATTCACCACTCTTTAGCAGGAGAAAGATGGCACCTGAGACTCAGGCACCAAGCCAACAACCCAGTGAAGAGATCCACAGCTCCAAAACTGAGGGGAAacctgcagagaaaaacaagcaGGACCCATTCAAAG CTCCTCAAGTTATTCGCAAGATCAGGGGCGAAACCTTTGCAGATTCCTCAGGACACTTGAAACTGTGGTGCCAGTTCTTCAATGTTCTCAGTGACTCTACGATCCAATGGTACAAAAATGAACAGAGGATTGCTCAGACTAAAAGAAA tgCAGGCGATGAATCTCAAGTCAATCTTGCAATTGTCCAGGCATCATCCAAAGACTCGGGTGTTTACGGATGCACAATCGCTAATGAATATGGGACGGACTCTACAGACTGTCTTCTTAGTGCAGAGA TCCTGGCCGGAATGTCCCTGCGCGAGGACCTTGGTG TTGGAGAAGAAATCGAAATGACACCCATGATATTCAACAAGGGTGTGGGTGATTCTGGCATCTGGGGCAATAAATTCTTTGGCCGTATAATGATGCAGGAATCTCAAATCGGTAATGGCTGCTCACACAAAGTCTGGAGGGCGAAAGTCATTTATGGTCTGGAGCCTGTGTTCGAGTCAGGAAACACATGTATCATTAAAGCACGCAATCCAATCGCCTATGAAGGGAAAGGAGAGAGCGGCCTGATAGACAGGAACCTGGACATTATCAAGCAG GAGTGCAAAATTCAGAACTTGGCTCGTGAATACTGCAAAATCTTCTCTGCAGAGGCACGAGCGATCGAAAACTTTGGCCCCTCTCTAGA GGTGCTTCCAGTCTACTTGATGTACCGACCTGCGAACACTGTTCCTTATGCCACAGTGGAGGCTGATCTGACGGGGGTCTATCAGAAATACTCGGTCGTGGATCCGATGGGCAGAATAGATATGAGGACTGGCACTGAGGTGGGACAGAAGTGCAGCGCCCTGCAGCACTGGATCTTTCAGTGGACGAACGGCAATTTACTACTCTCGCGGCTCGAAG GTGTTGACACTAAGATCACCAATGTTGGAGTCTCAGTCAAATCAACAGG GCATCAAGGTCTACCTGTCGAAGGGAATCCCAAAGTTTTTGAGCAGTTTGTCTCTCAGCACCAGTGTAATTACTTCTGTGGGCTGCTCAGCCTGCGGTCCCTGAAGGTCATGGAGTCTTTACTGACGCCAACGAAACCCAAGGGCTCCAAGAGCCCGCTACTTCAACGCAAGATGGCCGCCGGCTCCTCCAGCCCTCAGACCGGCAGGAaagctgctggcagcccccgACTGCCCCGGAAGACCGAGCCAGAAGGAAGAAATACCCCCACTCAACAAAAAGTTGCAGACACTCCCAAAGTTGTTAAGATGGAATAA